The Thermodesulfobacteriota bacterium genome has a segment encoding these proteins:
- a CDS encoding PAS domain S-box protein: MAKKPSYEELAQRVNELEQENSELKRVEDALRESEEKHRSILENIEEGYFEVDMAGSLTFFNDSLVKILGYTRNELMGMNNRQYTDEENAKKLYRTFNKVYRTGKTQKGFDWEIIRKDGNRGYVEASVSLRKGTEGQLIGFRGIVRDVSERKQAEKRVLQSEKRFRDLFNSISDLIYTHDFEGRFISLNPAMEKLFGYEYDELVGQKGSDIMKPEFANAFESEYLEPLKAQGYHEGVTVYFKKNGQKSYIEYHSTVVHPDDGEPFVSGTGRDVTERILSERKVTKLQEQLTQALKMEAIGTLAGGIAHDFNNILFPMFGYLEMMLEDIAEDHPLRGYLLEVFSGAKRARDLIKQILTFSRQSDHERKPLEAQRIIKEALKLIKSSLPATIEISKDIQNDCGLVLADPIQIHQILMNLCTNAYQAMEATGGKLTITLKEVELTAKELKDPNMIPGLHICLTVADTGPGMEQSIIDRIFDPYFTTKEEGKGSGLGLAVIHGIVKNHGGFIRVYSEPGNGAEFKVYLPVIKKQKETAAVETDTPIQKGTERILLVDDQDIIVDMERKMLERLGYQVTVRTSSIEALEAFRANPDKFDLVITDMTMPNMTGDKLAGEMIKIRSDMPVVLCTGFSEMMSKEEAAAMGIKGFLMKPVVIKDLSGVIRKVLDG; this comes from the coding sequence ATGGCTAAAAAACCCAGCTATGAAGAATTAGCCCAACGGGTAAATGAATTGGAACAGGAAAATAGCGAGCTCAAGCGGGTGGAGGATGCATTGCGTGAGAGCGAGGAAAAACATCGAAGTATTCTGGAAAATATTGAAGAGGGCTACTTTGAGGTCGATATGGCAGGGAGCTTAACTTTTTTCAACGACTCATTGGTAAAAATCCTCGGGTATACCCGCAATGAGTTGATGGGGATGAACAATCGACAGTACACCGACGAAGAGAATGCAAAAAAGCTATATCGAACCTTCAATAAAGTATATCGCACTGGAAAAACGCAAAAAGGCTTTGATTGGGAAATTATAAGAAAAGATGGCAACAGGGGATATGTTGAGGCCTCAGTCTCTTTAAGAAAGGGCACCGAAGGTCAGCTAATCGGATTTCGAGGGATTGTCCGGGATGTGAGTGAGCGCAAACAGGCGGAAAAGAGGGTTTTGCAATCGGAAAAACGTTTTCGTGACCTGTTCAATTCTATTAGTGATCTCATATATACTCATGACTTTGAAGGGCGCTTTATTTCATTAAACCCGGCCATGGAAAAGCTATTTGGATATGAGTATGATGAACTGGTCGGACAAAAGGGTTCGGATATAATGAAACCGGAATTTGCCAATGCTTTTGAAAGTGAATATCTGGAACCTCTCAAGGCGCAGGGATACCATGAAGGGGTCACCGTATATTTCAAGAAAAATGGCCAAAAGAGCTATATTGAATATCACAGCACGGTGGTTCATCCAGATGATGGAGAGCCTTTTGTCAGCGGTACGGGAAGGGATGTCACTGAAAGAATTTTATCGGAAAGAAAAGTTACCAAACTTCAGGAGCAATTGACCCAGGCCCTAAAAATGGAAGCGATCGGTACCCTGGCAGGGGGAATCGCACACGATTTCAACAATATTCTGTTCCCCATGTTCGGCTATTTAGAGATGATGTTGGAGGATATTGCTGAAGACCACCCGTTGCGTGGCTACCTGCTGGAGGTGTTTAGCGGAGCCAAAAGGGCACGGGATTTGATTAAGCAAATCCTTACGTTCAGCCGCCAATCGGATCATGAACGTAAACCGTTAGAAGCCCAAAGAATAATCAAAGAAGCCCTCAAACTGATCAAATCTTCCCTGCCCGCCACCATTGAGATCAGTAAGGATATACAAAACGATTGTGGACTGGTGCTGGCAGATCCCATCCAGATTCACCAGATCCTGATGAACCTGTGCACCAATGCCTATCAAGCCATGGAGGCCACCGGCGGGAAGCTGACAATAACCCTCAAAGAAGTCGAGTTGACGGCCAAAGAATTAAAAGACCCGAACATGATCCCGGGTCTGCATATTTGTCTGACAGTGGCCGACACCGGCCCCGGTATGGAGCAGAGCATCATAGACCGAATATTTGATCCCTATTTTACCACCAAAGAAGAAGGTAAAGGTTCGGGTCTGGGTCTTGCAGTTATTCATGGCATTGTCAAAAACCATGGGGGGTTTATCCGCGTTTATAGTGAACCGGGAAATGGAGCCGAATTTAAGGTTTATCTTCCAGTGATAAAAAAACAGAAAGAAACAGCAGCAGTTGAAACTGATACGCCCATTCAAAAAGGGACTGAACGCATCCTTCTGGTTGACGACCAGGACATTATTGTGGATATGGAAAGGAAAATGCTTGAGCGGTTGGGGTACCAGGTGACGGTTCGTACCAGCAGCATCGAGGCTTTGGAGGCCTTTCGGGCTAATCCTGACAAATTTGATCTGGTCATCACCGACATGACCATGCCCAACATGACCGGGGACAAACTGGCCGGTGAGATGATTAAAATTCGCTCTGATATGCCGGTTGTTCTCTGTACCGGATTCAGTGAAATGATGTCCAAGGAAGAGGCTGCAGCCATGGGAATAAAAGGTTTTCTGATGAAGCCGGTGGTAATAAAAGATCTTTCGGGTGTCATCCGCAAGGTGTTGGATGGCTAA
- a CDS encoding N-acyl homoserine lactonase family protein — protein MCQYKIHPIVMGTKVFDKGMMTYQHDYGKPYTIPIYSWYLEGGDKNILVDTGEMSPIQSADREKLINGKIYTFEEGLSRWNLSPEEIDIVIHTHLHNDHCENDYKCVNAVFYIHEKEMECIHHPHPLDFRYLEDYIEDVEQNGQIKMITEDSEILPGIHVLHTPVHTKGGLTVLVDTSDGKAAITGFCVIRENLFPPKEIKAMEMEVIPPGTPVNTYDAYDIMLKVKHMADILIPLHEPGFAAVDTISDGCMKS, from the coding sequence TTGTGCCAATATAAAATACATCCTATTGTAATGGGAACCAAGGTTTTCGACAAGGGGATGATGACGTACCAGCATGACTATGGAAAGCCTTATACCATACCCATTTACTCCTGGTATCTTGAAGGCGGCGATAAAAATATCCTCGTGGATACCGGAGAAATGAGTCCGATTCAATCGGCAGATAGAGAAAAGTTGATCAACGGAAAGATCTATACCTTTGAAGAGGGACTCAGTCGCTGGAATTTGTCACCGGAGGAAATCGATATCGTCATACACACCCATTTGCACAATGATCATTGTGAAAATGACTATAAATGCGTGAACGCGGTGTTTTACATTCATGAAAAAGAGATGGAATGTATCCACCATCCCCACCCTCTCGATTTCCGTTACCTCGAAGATTATATCGAAGATGTGGAACAAAACGGACAAATCAAAATGATTACCGAAGATTCGGAAATCCTGCCGGGCATTCATGTTCTGCACACGCCGGTGCATACCAAAGGGGGATTGACTGTACTGGTGGATACTTCCGATGGAAAAGCAGCCATAACCGGTTTTTGTGTGATCAGGGAAAATTTATTCCCGCCAAAAGAAATAAAAGCAATGGAAATGGAGGTCATTCCACCGGGTACACCGGTAAATACCTATGATGCTTATGATATCATGCTAAAAGTTAAACATATGGCCGATATATTGATCCCCCTTCATGAACCGGGCTTTGCCGCTGTTGATACAATATCCGATGGCTGCATGAAAAGCTGA
- a CDS encoding tetratricopeptide repeat protein: MRVHKFFNKIFIILLVSMLILGVNSTLSANQKKVDKTQQAEKISAEKNPGAAEKDVVEQGEVERDQRDQNNDSAYWYDMAILCSVYGNDENAIRYFDKVINLEPEQSKAYFHRGVSYGELGQYEKSLSSINRAIELDPEKGLFYYGRGRVYLLSGDKEKAIEDFKQAATRGNLDAQRYLKNVAMVEWE; this comes from the coding sequence ATGAGGGTACACAAATTTTTTAACAAAATTTTTATCATTCTCCTTGTCTCCATGCTCATCTTGGGAGTAAACAGCACACTGTCTGCAAACCAGAAAAAAGTTGATAAAACACAACAAGCAGAAAAGATCTCCGCAGAAAAAAACCCGGGGGCTGCAGAAAAAGATGTTGTCGAACAAGGAGAGGTGGAAAGAGATCAAAGAGACCAAAACAATGACTCCGCCTACTGGTATGACATGGCAATACTCTGTTCTGTTTACGGAAACGACGAGAATGCGATCAGGTATTTCGATAAAGTCATTAACCTGGAACCTGAACAAAGCAAGGCTTATTTTCATCGTGGCGTGTCATATGGTGAGCTCGGCCAATATGAAAAAAGCCTGTCTTCCATCAATAGGGCCATCGAACTTGATCCAGAGAAAGGACTTTTTTATTATGGCAGGGGAAGGGTTTACCTGTTGTCAGGTGATAAAGAAAAGGCAATAGAAGATTTTAAGCAGGCAGCGACCAGGGGAAATCTTGACGCGCAAAGATACCTGAAGAACGTTGCCATGGTTGAATGGGAATAA
- a CDS encoding serine/threonine-protein kinase, whose protein sequence is MSLKLKKILFSNWLICTILTLLVIGGMLLEFHPMQFLEYKAYDFLTRLRKREISSQVVLVKIDEKSIKEIGCWPWPRSYIAEVISRLSRFSPKAFGLHLLYPSQEINPGLKEIINIRGRFKNEPFLRSRKSRLKIDRFLAKSQKRLEHDNKFTAAVNHAVNIVLPLRFNTGPVNDDDGSELPGILIINSLDFSKNKVSPAQHPYAFDGDIIVANQVTATFDQLARKAGALGHINQTIDSDFEVRRSPLFIKYKERYFPSIGLQLAAKYVGVGINEIIPIDDGLRLKNLEIPTDGYFQMFIDYGGKGQKITSYSFSDVYHGKVPEKAFNDKIVLLGVTSRDFVPLFKTTANSDASKVEICANVVENIINRKHFSRPAWGFAMETMVVLYFGLFLIFVIPKVNPRDGGLILSIFLLTWIGFTVVLFMVFGYWLKVLSPIFLAFIGFFITGYKRFAEEKQRESMELNKMLGLSFQKKGVLDFAFEKFSCCPVENKEVRSLLYDLGLDFERKRMFKKALDVYNHMLKAGKFKDITKRIKALESFGETAIFSPGSTMQEETLLINGATTKPTLGRYEIIKELGQGAMGTVYLGMDPKINREVAIKTLKYADVDADKLAEVKTRFFREAEAAGKLSHTKIVTIFDVGEEYDMAYMAMEFLKGKDLSEYCSKNKLLRPKQVLKVVLSVAEALDYAHRNGVVHRDIKPDNIILLQNNRVKVADFGIARVMTASKTQTGVILGTPNYMSPEQVAGAKLDGRSDLFSLGVVLYELLTGEKPFKGDNLTNLMYAISNVSYIPLSKIKPNLPSCLEAIITKSLTKSAKKRFKSAAEMGKKVRLCLNIINKQ, encoded by the coding sequence ATGAGTCTGAAACTTAAAAAAATTTTGTTTTCCAACTGGCTGATTTGCACTATTCTCACCCTGCTTGTTATCGGGGGGATGCTGCTTGAGTTTCATCCCATGCAGTTTCTGGAATACAAGGCCTATGATTTTCTTACCCGCCTGCGAAAAAGGGAAATCAGCAGCCAGGTGGTACTGGTAAAAATTGACGAGAAAAGCATAAAAGAGATCGGCTGCTGGCCATGGCCCCGTTCATATATTGCCGAAGTCATAAGCCGTCTTTCCAGATTTAGTCCTAAAGCATTTGGCCTGCATCTTTTATACCCAAGCCAGGAAATAAATCCGGGACTTAAGGAAATTATAAATATCAGAGGAAGATTTAAAAATGAACCATTCCTCAGAAGCAGAAAAAGTCGACTTAAAATTGACCGGTTTCTGGCCAAATCCCAAAAACGGCTTGAACATGACAATAAATTTACTGCAGCTGTAAATCACGCAGTCAACATCGTTTTGCCGCTGCGCTTTAACACCGGCCCCGTAAATGACGATGATGGCTCCGAATTGCCAGGTATTTTAATTATTAATTCCCTCGACTTCAGCAAAAACAAGGTAAGCCCGGCACAACATCCCTATGCTTTTGACGGCGATATTATCGTTGCCAACCAAGTGACAGCCACTTTCGATCAATTGGCCAGGAAGGCGGGAGCTCTGGGCCATATCAATCAGACTATCGACTCTGATTTTGAAGTCAGAAGATCCCCACTTTTTATCAAATATAAAGAAAGATATTTCCCCTCCATTGGCCTTCAACTTGCTGCAAAATATGTGGGGGTGGGTATTAATGAAATAATACCGATTGACGACGGACTGAGACTTAAAAACCTGGAAATCCCGACTGACGGATATTTCCAGATGTTTATTGATTATGGCGGAAAGGGACAAAAAATTACCAGTTACTCATTTTCCGATGTTTATCACGGCAAAGTTCCTGAAAAAGCCTTCAATGATAAAATCGTTCTCCTTGGAGTCACTTCTAGAGACTTTGTTCCCCTGTTTAAAACAACGGCAAATAGCGATGCTTCGAAAGTTGAAATTTGCGCAAATGTAGTTGAGAATATTATTAATAGAAAACATTTTTCCAGGCCCGCCTGGGGCTTTGCCATGGAAACCATGGTTGTCCTTTATTTTGGCCTGTTCCTTATATTTGTTATTCCCAAGGTAAATCCAAGAGACGGTGGTTTGATACTGAGTATTTTTTTATTAACCTGGATTGGATTTACCGTTGTTCTTTTTATGGTATTCGGTTACTGGCTTAAGGTGCTTTCCCCGATTTTTCTGGCTTTCATCGGGTTTTTTATCACAGGATATAAAAGATTTGCCGAGGAAAAACAGCGTGAAAGCATGGAATTAAACAAGATGTTGGGCCTGTCGTTTCAGAAAAAGGGTGTGCTTGATTTTGCCTTTGAAAAATTTTCATGCTGTCCTGTTGAAAACAAGGAGGTCAGGAGCCTACTTTATGATCTCGGTCTCGATTTTGAACGAAAAAGGATGTTTAAAAAGGCACTGGATGTTTATAACCATATGCTTAAAGCAGGTAAATTCAAGGATATCACCAAACGCATAAAAGCTCTGGAAAGTTTTGGCGAGACCGCCATATTTAGTCCTGGTTCAACCATGCAGGAAGAAACTTTGTTGATCAATGGTGCCACAACCAAGCCCACCCTGGGGCGCTATGAAATTATTAAGGAACTTGGTCAGGGTGCAATGGGTACGGTCTATCTTGGCATGGATCCGAAAATTAACCGGGAAGTGGCGATTAAGACACTGAAATATGCCGATGTGGATGCCGATAAACTGGCTGAAGTAAAAACGAGATTTTTTCGTGAGGCGGAGGCTGCAGGAAAGCTTTCTCATACTAAAATAGTGACCATTTTTGATGTGGGAGAAGAATACGATATGGCCTACATGGCCATGGAATTTCTCAAAGGAAAGGATCTATCCGAATATTGCAGCAAAAATAAATTACTCCGGCCCAAACAGGTATTAAAAGTTGTTTTGTCAGTAGCCGAAGCCCTTGATTATGCTCATCGCAATGGTGTGGTACACAGAGATATAAAACCTGACAACATTATTCTTTTGCAAAACAACAGGGTAAAGGTGGCTGATTTTGGTATTGCCCGTGTGATGACTGCTTCCAAAACCCAGACAGGGGTCATCCTGGGTACTCCCAATTACATGTCACCTGAACAGGTTGCAGGAGCAAAGTTGGATGGCCGCAGCGATCTCTTTTCTTTGGGAGTCGTTCTTTATGAATTGTTGACCGGGGAAAAACCTTTTAAAGGGGATAACCTTACAAATCTAATGTATGCCATTTCAAATGTGTCCTACATACCATTGTCAAAAATTAAACCAAATCTTCCATCCTGCCTGGAGGCAATTATCACCAAATCACTGACCAAGAGCGCAAAAAAGCGATTTAAATCTGCTGCCGAAATGGGCAAAAAAGTCCGCCTGTGCTTAAATATAATTAATAAGCAATAA
- a CDS encoding NAD+ synthase codes for MKIAIAQINPVIGDFKHNLSRIKYYTDKARALSCDLVVFSELTVSGYPPRDLLEKEDFIEANLACLNDLISTISSIGVICGFVDKNPGDEGNRLFNSAVLFENGKILHRVNKRLLPNYDVFDERRYFEPGGKAACFSYKGYRIGLTICEDVWNDKDVIKKRVYHLNPVSLMVEDGADLIINISASPFHVGKREFRWDMLGSIAKKYDVPFVFANQVGGNDSVLFDGISAAFNREGMMTARAKDFEEDMVLFDLRISEPDRQNLHAVAGSDTESLLKALIMGTHDYVTKCGFTKVVVGLSGGIDSALTAYIATMALGKENVSTVFMPSQYTSKDNYEDTKKLANTLEIGLVNIPIDRMLKEFLPYTSPSFDKSNPGIVEQNIQARIRGTILMAMSNREGSILLSTGNKSELAVGYCTLYGDMNGGLAVISDVPKTQVYKLARFINAEKEYIPFRIITKAPSAELKPGQTDQDDLPSYDILDSILKGYIEDYKGADELVKMGFARETVEDVISRVDRSEYKRYQAAPGLKVTSKAFGYGRRYPLAQGYRPK; via the coding sequence ATGAAAATAGCAATTGCCCAAATTAATCCCGTAATCGGTGATTTCAAACATAATTTAAGCAGAATCAAATACTATACAGACAAAGCAAGAGCTCTGTCTTGTGACCTGGTGGTGTTTTCCGAACTTACTGTTTCAGGATATCCCCCACGGGATCTTCTGGAAAAAGAAGATTTTATTGAGGCAAACCTGGCCTGTTTAAACGATCTGATATCCACCATAAGCAGCATAGGTGTTATTTGCGGTTTTGTCGATAAAAACCCGGGTGATGAAGGAAACCGACTTTTTAACTCCGCCGTTCTTTTTGAAAACGGCAAAATTTTGCACAGGGTTAACAAGCGGCTGCTGCCTAATTATGATGTATTTGACGAAAGGCGTTATTTTGAACCCGGGGGGAAAGCCGCCTGCTTTTCATACAAGGGATACAGGATAGGATTGACCATTTGTGAGGATGTCTGGAACGACAAGGATGTGATAAAAAAAAGAGTGTATCACCTAAATCCCGTATCATTGATGGTAGAAGATGGCGCTGATCTAATCATAAATATATCCGCATCTCCTTTTCATGTCGGCAAAAGAGAATTCAGATGGGACATGTTGGGATCTATTGCAAAAAAATATGATGTTCCTTTTGTTTTTGCCAACCAGGTGGGAGGAAATGACAGCGTGCTGTTCGATGGAATAAGTGCTGCTTTTAATCGAGAAGGAATGATGACCGCCCGGGCAAAGGATTTTGAAGAAGATATGGTCCTGTTTGATTTGCGAATCTCTGAGCCTGATAGGCAGAATCTTCATGCAGTGGCAGGATCGGATACAGAATCCCTACTCAAAGCCCTTATTATGGGGACACACGACTATGTGACAAAATGTGGTTTTACCAAAGTGGTGGTTGGTTTAAGTGGCGGAATAGATTCAGCATTAACCGCTTATATTGCCACCATGGCTTTGGGAAAAGAAAATGTTTCCACTGTCTTTATGCCGTCACAATATACTTCCAAAGATAATTATGAAGATACAAAAAAACTTGCCAACACCCTTGAAATAGGGCTTGTAAACATTCCGATTGATCGCATGCTCAAAGAGTTTTTGCCATATACTTCGCCTTCTTTCGACAAAAGCAATCCGGGTATTGTGGAACAGAATATACAGGCAAGAATCAGAGGGACTATTCTAATGGCCATGTCCAACAGGGAGGGCAGCATTCTTCTTTCCACCGGAAACAAATCCGAACTTGCAGTGGGGTATTGCACACTTTATGGTGATATGAATGGAGGGCTGGCGGTCATCTCGGATGTGCCCAAAACACAAGTTTATAAACTTGCCCGCTTTATAAATGCTGAAAAAGAATATATTCCGTTCAGAATTATTACCAAAGCGCCTTCCGCCGAACTCAAACCCGGACAGACAGACCAGGATGATCTGCCATCGTATGATATTTTAGATTCAATATTAAAGGGATATATCGAAGACTATAAAGGTGCAGACGAACTGGTGAAAATGGGATTCGCCAGAGAAACAGTTGAGGATGTTATTTCAAGGGTGGACAGGAGCGAATATAAGCGGTACCAGGCAGCCCCCGGTCTTAAGGTAACGTCAAAGGCGTTCGGTTACGGCCGGCGCTACCCACTCGCACAGGGATATAGGCCGAAATAG
- a CDS encoding DUF362 domain-containing protein: MTSKVYFIDLRATARENLLGKLGRLLATAGLSGCINNRDLVAVKLHFGEMGNTAFIRPVFLQKVVKAVRNVGGAPFLTDANTLYSGTRSDSPHHISTAIQNGFAYSVVQAPVIIADGLRGKSETVVKIGQKNFKKVYIGSEIFEADALVSVAHFKGHELSGFGGTIKNLGMGCASRKGKLSQHSTVSPKIVRKKCVGCGDCVDHCSQSAISLVEEKAVIDIKKCIGCGECILICPNEAVQVQWNQQIPVFLEKMVEYTMGVLKGKQDKALFVNFITNVSPACDCYPYNDAPIVKDIGILASTDPVAIDQASVDLVNKETGLAGTCLKGKTEPGKDKFKELYPKVDWEIQLDYAQSLGLGNRIYELEKI; this comes from the coding sequence ATGACTAGCAAAGTCTATTTTATTGATCTAAGAGCAACAGCCAGAGAAAACCTGTTGGGTAAGTTGGGAAGGCTGCTGGCTACGGCAGGGCTTTCCGGTTGTATCAACAATAGAGATCTGGTTGCAGTAAAGCTTCACTTTGGCGAAATGGGAAATACCGCTTTTATCCGGCCGGTATTTTTGCAAAAGGTAGTAAAAGCCGTTAGGAATGTCGGCGGCGCTCCGTTTCTAACGGATGCCAACACACTTTATTCGGGCACCCGCAGCGATTCCCCACATCATATTTCCACCGCCATCCAAAACGGTTTTGCCTATTCCGTTGTGCAGGCCCCTGTAATCATCGCAGACGGTTTAAGAGGTAAAAGCGAAACAGTGGTTAAAATCGGGCAAAAAAATTTTAAAAAAGTATATATCGGGTCGGAAATTTTCGAGGCGGACGCTCTGGTATCGGTGGCCCACTTCAAAGGGCATGAGCTTTCCGGTTTTGGCGGAACCATCAAAAATTTAGGAATGGGATGCGCGTCCCGCAAAGGAAAACTTTCCCAGCATTCAACCGTGTCACCAAAAATTGTTAGAAAAAAATGCGTCGGGTGCGGAGACTGTGTCGATCACTGTTCCCAAAGCGCCATTTCTTTGGTTGAAGAAAAGGCCGTGATTGACATCAAAAAATGTATCGGTTGCGGCGAATGCATCCTTATTTGCCCCAATGAGGCTGTGCAGGTACAGTGGAATCAACAGATACCGGTTTTCCTGGAGAAAATGGTGGAATATACCATGGGTGTTCTAAAGGGTAAACAAGACAAGGCGCTGTTTGTGAACTTCATTACCAACGTTTCACCGGCATGTGACTGCTATCCCTATAATGATGCACCTATTGTAAAGGATATCGGCATACTGGCATCAACAGATCCGGTTGCCATTGACCAGGCGTCCGTGGATCTGGTAAACAAAGAGACCGGTCTTGCAGGAACCTGCCTTAAAGGAAAAACCGAACCCGGCAAAGATAAATTCAAGGAACTCTATCCAAAGGTGGACTGGGAAATACAGCTTGACTATGCCCAAAGCCTTGGGCTCGGAAACCGTATATACGAACTTGAGAAAATATGA
- a CDS encoding TIGR01212 family radical SAM protein (This family includes YhcC from E. coli K-12, an uncharacterized radical SAM protein.): MIAEVDKRYNDLNSYFKSIFGCRVQKITIDAGLSCPNRDGKISTGGCIYCNTRGSGTGAYAKGFSVTDQILAGKEALSKRYKAKKFIAYFQSFSNTYAPIDLLKRLYDEALSIAGVVGLSIGTRPDCVDEPVLKLIESYTKTHLIWIEYGLQSIHDKSLALMNRGHDFQCFKDAIEATLNRGIKICAHVILGLPGEKRGDMIETAKSIATMGIDGIKIHLLYVVRGTKLEKLYRHRQGSYQCLEQRQYVDLVCDFLERIPKDMVIQRLTGDPHPEELVAPRWSVKKAQTLALIKETLENRDSWQGKFLD, from the coding sequence ATGATAGCTGAAGTGGATAAAAGATACAACGATTTAAACTCCTACTTTAAAAGTATTTTCGGATGCAGGGTTCAGAAAATTACCATAGATGCAGGTCTTTCCTGTCCAAACAGGGATGGGAAGATTTCGACGGGAGGCTGTATCTATTGCAACACGCGCGGATCAGGAACCGGCGCGTATGCAAAAGGGTTTTCCGTTACCGACCAGATCCTTGCAGGAAAAGAGGCCCTTTCCAAACGGTACAAGGCCAAAAAATTTATAGCATATTTTCAATCATTTTCCAACACTTACGCACCAATAGATTTGCTTAAACGCCTTTATGATGAAGCCCTGTCAATAGCAGGGGTGGTCGGCCTTTCCATTGGAACACGGCCGGACTGCGTGGACGAGCCTGTTTTAAAACTAATCGAAAGTTATACAAAAACACACCTGATATGGATCGAATACGGTCTCCAGTCCATACATGACAAGTCACTGGCGTTAATGAACCGGGGCCATGACTTTCAATGTTTTAAAGATGCGATTGAGGCAACTTTAAACAGGGGGATCAAGATATGTGCCCATGTGATTCTCGGGCTGCCCGGAGAAAAAAGAGGTGATATGATTGAAACGGCAAAGTCCATTGCCACAATGGGAATTGACGGGATAAAAATCCATCTTCTATATGTGGTTAGAGGAACTAAACTCGAAAAGCTGTACCGGCACCGGCAGGGTTCATACCAATGCCTCGAACAACGGCAGTATGTGGATCTGGTGTGCGACTTTCTGGAACGTATTCCCAAAGATATGGTTATTCAGCGACTTACCGGAGATCCCCATCCAGAAGAACTCGTCGCCCCCCGGTGGTCTGTTAAAAAAGCTCAAACCCTTGCCCTTATCAAAGAAACACTGGAAAACAGAGACTCATGGCAGGGAAAATTCTTGGATTAA